One Candidatus Limnocylindrales bacterium genomic window carries:
- a CDS encoding septal ring lytic transglycosylase RlpA family protein, whose amino-acid sequence MKVLTLLPLLSLAVGCAASTYPLRPANTLLTTARATHSKISPTTGASTKGTAVLRQQGHCSWYGSEFHGRRTSNGERFDKHELTAAHRTLPFGTLVEVTDLETGRDVRVRINDRGPYARGRVIDISHAAAAELGILHKGVAKVEVRVVEPHKSDWSGQGYALQVASFDSRAEAEGFVAGLTDKQKAAAVHYIKPPDPTAKAYRVRFGPLACEQTAKKVAEKLRLAGLESSVIQEQFVSQRVVADAKH is encoded by the coding sequence TGCGTCAACGTATCCGCTGCGACCTGCCAACACCCTGTTAACAACGGCTCGCGCCACTCACTCCAAGATCTCGCCAACGACCGGCGCCAGTACCAAAGGAACAGCGGTCCTCCGACAGCAAGGCCACTGTTCCTGGTACGGCAGCGAATTCCACGGCCGCCGCACTTCCAACGGTGAACGCTTCGACAAGCACGAGCTCACCGCCGCCCACCGCACTCTCCCCTTCGGAACCCTGGTTGAAGTCACCGATCTCGAAACCGGTCGTGACGTCCGCGTTCGCATCAACGACCGCGGGCCCTACGCCCGTGGGCGGGTCATCGACATCTCGCATGCAGCTGCCGCCGAGCTCGGCATCCTTCACAAGGGTGTTGCCAAGGTTGAGGTGCGAGTGGTCGAGCCGCACAAGTCGGACTGGAGCGGTCAGGGCTACGCTCTTCAGGTCGCCAGCTTCGACAGCAGGGCCGAGGCGGAGGGTTTCGTGGCAGGGCTGACCGACAAGCAGAAGGCGGCGGCGGTCCATTACATCAAGCCGCCCGACCCGACCGCCAAGGCCTACCGCGTCCGCTTCGGCCCGCTGGCGTGCGAGCAGACGGCCAAGAAAGTGGCCGAGAAACTGCGTCTGGCCGGGCTGGAGTCCAGCGTCATCCAGGAGCAGTTCGTCTCGCAGCGCGTCGTCGCCGACGCGAAGCATTGA
- the cutA gene encoding divalent-cation tolerance protein CutA yields the protein MAVKSDAGAATAGSVEGDGVLVVLTTAADGEAADVMAKSLVEERLAGCVSRTPVGSTYRWEGSVVSEPEVLMVIKTTAGRWPELERRIRELHTYQTPEIVALGAEEVESHYLSWLIDAVADEEPN from the coding sequence ATGGCAGTGAAGAGTGACGCAGGTGCGGCGACGGCGGGGAGCGTGGAAGGGGATGGCGTGCTGGTGGTGCTCACCACGGCGGCCGACGGCGAAGCCGCCGACGTCATGGCGAAATCCCTGGTCGAAGAGCGCCTGGCAGGCTGTGTCAGCCGAACGCCCGTAGGCTCGACCTATCGCTGGGAGGGCAGCGTGGTGTCGGAGCCCGAGGTCCTCATGGTCATCAAGACCACCGCCGGCCGCTGGCCGGAGCTGGAGCGTCGCATTCGCGAGCTCCACACCTACCAGACACCCGAAATCGTCGCGCTCGGCGCGGAAGAGGTGGAGTCACACTACCTCTCCTGGCTCATCGACGCCGTAGCGGACGAAGAACCGAACTAG
- a CDS encoding phosphatase domain-containing protein produces the protein MDRGAAGALGQPGSDVLRNLTVLRWDLDKTYLVSNFESLRGLLRIPFERAADKRAVPGVVALIKAVRRSADQRGMETAVCFVSASPPQIGRAIREKLELDGIEYEEIRFKDQVHHLVRGHFDVLREQIGYKLAELTRSASAAARRAEELLFGDDWESDPLIYSLYADLMAGNIGWEQLEPWLASAGVHAHYRDVIHRALQERRPPRYVRGIFILRARGRAATELEAFGRRLLWFDNYFECALILHAIGYLRADGVVEVALASGLEIGELSASFDSVASRWPWLRREHLTLARTRLMKAGLVERVLPGGAGPRGLVWLRTRLGRPPLRLPQADAIPDYERVVSLWSHRGRKEARDVHGSEE, from the coding sequence ATCGACCGCGGAGCTGCTGGAGCGCTGGGCCAGCCGGGGAGTGACGTTCTGAGAAACCTCACCGTCCTGCGCTGGGACCTCGACAAGACCTACCTCGTCTCCAACTTCGAGTCGTTGCGCGGTCTGCTGCGCATTCCCTTCGAGCGCGCCGCCGACAAGCGGGCGGTGCCGGGCGTCGTGGCGCTGATCAAGGCGGTGCGGCGCAGCGCCGATCAGCGCGGCATGGAGACGGCGGTCTGCTTCGTCTCGGCCTCTCCGCCGCAGATCGGTAGGGCGATCCGCGAAAAGCTCGAGCTCGACGGCATCGAGTACGAGGAGATCCGGTTCAAGGATCAGGTTCACCATCTGGTGCGCGGGCACTTCGACGTCCTGCGCGAGCAGATCGGCTACAAGCTCGCGGAGCTGACGCGCAGCGCCAGCGCCGCCGCGCGCCGCGCCGAAGAGCTGCTGTTCGGGGACGATTGGGAGTCGGACCCGCTCATCTACTCGCTGTATGCCGATCTGATGGCCGGCAACATCGGCTGGGAGCAGCTCGAGCCGTGGCTGGCGAGCGCCGGCGTCCACGCCCACTACCGGGACGTCATCCATCGGGCGCTGCAGGAGCGGCGCCCGCCACGCTACGTTCGTGGCATCTTCATTCTGCGCGCACGTGGTCGTGCCGCCACCGAGCTCGAAGCCTTCGGCCGGCGGCTGCTGTGGTTCGACAACTACTTCGAGTGCGCCCTGATCCTGCACGCCATCGGCTACCTGCGCGCCGACGGGGTGGTGGAGGTGGCCCTGGCGTCCGGTCTGGAGATCGGCGAGCTCAGCGCCAGCTTCGATTCGGTCGCTTCACGCTGGCCGTGGCTGCGGCGCGAGCACCTGACGCTGGCCCGAACGCGGCTGATGAAGGCCGGCCTCGTCGAACGCGTCCTGCCCGGCGGCGCCGGCCCGCGAGGCCTGGTATGGCTGCGGACGCGTCTGGGTCGGCCGCCGTTGCGACTTCCGCAGGCAGATGCAATTCCGGACTATGAGAGGGTGGTGTCGTTGTGGTCTCATAGAGGACGCAAGGAGGCCCGGGACGTTCATGGCAGTGAAGAGTGA
- a CDS encoding TIGR04282 family arsenosugar biosynthesis glycosyltransferase — protein MRGVVYVLAKEPEPGRVKTRLCPPLTPQQAAELAEALLTDTVARLCAGAAWEVVLAVDPAGGGPILDALCVRFRLARVEQGQGDLGNRMGGLMARGHGSGRPVLLVGADTPDLPIAYVAMAVDCLSREPVVLGPSRDGGYYLVGAGSPVPGLFDIDAAWSSAGVLAATVRRLEEQSIRPFLLPAWEDIDDAGALLRLSLRLRDGLAEAESTAELLERWASRGVTF, from the coding sequence GTGCGCGGGGTCGTGTATGTGCTGGCCAAGGAGCCCGAGCCCGGACGCGTCAAGACGAGGCTTTGTCCGCCGCTGACGCCGCAGCAGGCTGCCGAGCTCGCCGAGGCGCTTCTGACCGACACGGTGGCGCGACTTTGTGCAGGTGCTGCGTGGGAAGTCGTGCTGGCGGTCGATCCCGCAGGCGGCGGGCCGATTCTGGATGCGCTTTGCGTCCGATTCCGTCTGGCACGGGTTGAGCAGGGTCAGGGGGATCTGGGGAACCGGATGGGCGGGCTCATGGCGCGCGGGCACGGCAGCGGGAGACCGGTGTTGCTGGTGGGGGCGGATACTCCCGACCTACCCATCGCCTATGTGGCCATGGCGGTCGACTGCCTGTCGCGCGAGCCGGTGGTCCTGGGGCCGAGCCGTGACGGCGGCTACTACCTGGTGGGAGCAGGCTCGCCAGTGCCCGGCCTGTTCGACATCGATGCCGCATGGAGCAGCGCCGGCGTTCTTGCGGCTACGGTGCGGCGTCTCGAGGAGCAGTCGATCCGGCCCTTCCTGCTGCCGGCATGGGAGGACATCGATGATGCCGGCGCGCTCTTGCGCTTGTCGCTGCGGCTGCGCGACGGGCTGGCGGAAGCCGAATCGACCGCGGAGCTGCTGGAGCGCTGGGCCAGCCGGGGAGTGACGTTCTGA
- the rplU gene encoding 50S ribosomal protein L21, with protein MIRTGGKQYRVSPGARVTVERLAGEPGQDVEFHEVLLRGVAERVDVGTPLVDGASVKGVIVAQDRGHRILVFKKKRRKNYRRRQGHRQYETTVQITSVD; from the coding sequence GTGATCAGAACTGGTGGCAAGCAGTACCGAGTCAGCCCGGGCGCACGCGTGACCGTCGAGAGGCTCGCGGGCGAGCCGGGCCAGGACGTGGAGTTTCACGAGGTCCTCCTGCGCGGCGTCGCCGAGCGGGTGGACGTCGGCACCCCGCTGGTCGACGGCGCATCGGTCAAGGGCGTCATCGTGGCGCAGGACCGCGGGCACCGGATCCTGGTATTCAAGAAGAAGCGCCGGAAGAACTATCGCCGCCGTCAGGGCCATCGGCAGTACGAGACGACGGTCCAGATCACCTCGGTCGACTAG
- the rpmA gene encoding 50S ribosomal protein L27 — protein MAHKKGQGSSKNGRDSRGQRRGVKVFGGQTVVAGNILVRQLGTRIHPGKGVGMGRDYTLFALSDGIVKYEPFGKDRTRVSVYPA, from the coding sequence ATGGCTCACAAGAAAGGACAAGGCTCCTCCAAGAACGGCCGCGACTCTCGCGGCCAGCGCCGCGGCGTCAAGGTCTTCGGCGGCCAGACCGTGGTCGCGGGCAACATCCTGGTCCGCCAGCTCGGCACCAGGATCCATCCTGGCAAGGGCGTGGGCATGGGGCGCGACTACACGCTGTTCGCGCTCAGCGACGGCATCGTCAAGTACGAGCCGTTCGGCAAGGACAGAACCCGCGTCAGCGTCTACCCGGCTTAG
- the obgE gene encoding GTPase ObgE, with amino-acid sequence MNFVDEARLRIVAGDGGDGCVAFLREKYRPKGGPSGGDGGNGGSVYVVGDLGLSTLLDLRFRNLVKAGRGEDGRGKNQHGKNGGDEVLKVPVGTMIFDAQTGELLADVTVPGDIIRIAAGGVGGRGNARFATATHQAPRRADPGTPGVELEVRLELRLLADAGLVGLPNAGKSSLLARLSAARPKIADYPFTTLVPVLGVVSWADEKSFVLADIPGLIEGAHEGAGLGDRFLRHVQRTALLVHLIDCTGISAQEALASFDTVNRELAAYSNELAERPQIVVATKMDLPEVAERVPELRALLERRGLELHAISSATGAGTRELVLRIGREVEKRRKLQAAAAATNEPGE; translated from the coding sequence ATGAACTTTGTCGACGAGGCGCGCTTGCGCATCGTCGCAGGCGACGGAGGCGACGGTTGCGTCGCATTTCTGCGGGAGAAGTACCGCCCCAAGGGCGGTCCCTCCGGCGGTGACGGCGGCAACGGCGGCAGCGTGTACGTCGTCGGAGACCTCGGTCTTTCGACGCTCCTCGATCTGCGCTTCCGCAATCTGGTCAAGGCCGGCCGCGGCGAGGACGGTCGCGGCAAGAACCAGCACGGCAAGAACGGCGGCGACGAGGTTCTGAAGGTCCCGGTCGGGACGATGATCTTCGACGCCCAGACCGGCGAGCTGCTGGCGGACGTGACCGTTCCCGGCGACATCATTCGGATCGCCGCCGGCGGCGTGGGCGGGCGCGGCAATGCGCGCTTTGCCACGGCCACGCACCAGGCGCCGCGCCGGGCGGATCCCGGCACGCCCGGTGTCGAGCTGGAAGTGAGGCTCGAGCTGCGCCTGCTCGCCGATGCGGGTCTGGTCGGGCTGCCCAACGCCGGCAAGTCGAGCCTGCTCGCGCGCCTGTCGGCCGCCCGTCCCAAGATCGCCGACTACCCTTTCACGACGCTGGTCCCCGTGCTCGGCGTCGTCTCGTGGGCCGACGAGAAGAGCTTCGTGCTGGCCGACATCCCCGGGCTCATCGAAGGGGCGCACGAAGGCGCAGGCCTGGGCGACCGCTTCTTGCGCCACGTGCAGCGCACTGCTCTGCTCGTCCACCTGATCGACTGCACCGGCATCAGCGCGCAGGAGGCGCTGGCGAGCTTCGACACCGTCAACCGTGAGCTGGCGGCGTATTCGAACGAGCTGGCCGAGCGGCCGCAGATCGTCGTCGCCACCAAGATGGATCTGCCCGAAGTGGCGGAGCGCGTCCCCGAGCTGCGCGCGCTGCTCGAGCGGCGAGGACTGGAGCTGCACGCGATCTCTTCGGCGACCGGAGCAGGCACGCGCGAGCTGGTCCTTCGCATCGGGCGCGAGGTCGAGAAGCGGCGCAAGCTGCAGGCTGCGGCTGCGGCCACGAACGAACCCGGCGAGTAA
- the proB gene encoding glutamate 5-kinase, with product MRGDGTQHASQKRAAILARARRVVVKLGSSVLTTTGGVRSDQVGRISAEIAALADQGLQVIVVTSGARAAGLARLGLKSIPKKIPEQQAAAAIGQIALMALYERYFSDFHKHVGQVLLTADDLRDRTRYLNAKRTFAHLLRHGIVPIVNENDSVATHELKFGDNDRLSALVAGLVDADLLVILSDVEGLYATDPRLGAAPLIEVVEDVDAMIASGIAGGSGSAVGTGGMSSKLAAARSAAHRGIATIVASGMEPGVLPRIFEGPPGVGTLFLPYDSPIRSRKHWIAYGLPLRGALVLDDGAARAVAHKGSSLLAAGIAEVQGNFASGDCVSCLAMDGSELARGLVNYDSSECSRIRGHASARIQEVLGYHAGDEVIHRDDLVLLSDIEEERETAS from the coding sequence ATGCGCGGCGACGGCACACAGCACGCGAGCCAGAAACGAGCGGCGATCCTCGCGCGCGCCCGTCGCGTGGTCGTCAAGCTCGGCAGCTCGGTGCTGACGACGACCGGCGGCGTGCGCTCCGATCAGGTCGGCCGCATCAGCGCCGAGATTGCCGCACTGGCCGATCAGGGCCTGCAGGTCATCGTGGTCACATCGGGAGCGCGCGCCGCCGGCCTGGCGCGCCTCGGCCTGAAGAGCATTCCCAAGAAGATTCCGGAGCAGCAGGCCGCGGCGGCCATCGGGCAGATCGCGCTGATGGCGCTGTACGAGCGCTACTTCTCCGACTTCCACAAGCACGTGGGCCAGGTGCTGCTGACGGCCGACGATCTGCGCGATCGCACGCGCTATCTCAACGCCAAGCGCACCTTCGCGCATCTGCTACGACACGGCATCGTTCCCATCGTCAACGAGAACGACTCGGTGGCCACGCACGAGCTGAAGTTCGGCGACAACGATCGTCTCTCGGCGCTGGTGGCCGGGCTGGTCGACGCCGATCTGCTCGTGATCCTCAGCGACGTCGAGGGCCTCTACGCCACCGATCCACGCCTGGGCGCCGCGCCGCTGATCGAGGTCGTCGAAGACGTCGATGCGATGATCGCCTCCGGAATTGCCGGCGGCTCGGGTTCGGCGGTCGGCACCGGCGGGATGTCGAGCAAGCTGGCCGCCGCGCGCAGCGCCGCGCATCGCGGCATCGCGACCATCGTCGCCAGCGGCATGGAGCCGGGCGTTCTGCCGCGCATCTTCGAAGGGCCCCCAGGCGTCGGGACCCTGTTCCTGCCCTACGACAGCCCCATCCGCAGCCGCAAGCACTGGATCGCCTACGGGCTGCCGCTTCGCGGCGCGCTGGTGCTCGACGACGGCGCGGCGCGCGCGGTGGCACACAAGGGCAGCAGCCTGCTCGCGGCGGGCATCGCCGAGGTGCAGGGCAATTTCGCCAGCGGCGACTGCGTCAGCTGCCTGGCCATGGACGGCAGCGAGCTTGCGCGGGGGCTGGTCAACTACGACTCCTCCGAGTGCAGCCGCATCCGCGGCCACGCCAGCGCGCGCATCCAGGAAGTGCTCGGTTACCACGCCGGCGATGAAGTGATACACCGGGACGACCTCGTCCTTCTCTCCGACATCGAAGAGGAGCGGGAGACGGCATCATGA